In Planctomycetota bacterium, the DNA window GGCAGCTGCTCGATCTCGCGCTTGCTCAGCCCCTCACCCTTCAGCTCGGTCTGGGCGACCTTGCGGTAGACGTTCTCGCGGAGTTCGTCCTCGCCGGCGTCGGGCTTGAGGCCGCGGGAGGCGATGCCCCGCCGCAGCCAGTGGTCGATGAGATCCTCGCGGCTCACCGCGCCCAGCTTGATGTCGGTGCCGCGGCCGGCCATGTTGGTGGCAATCATCACGGCGCCGATCTGGCCCGCGTTGACCACGATGTGCGCCTCCCGCTCGTGCTGCTTGGCGTTGAGCACCTCGTGCTTCACGCCGTGCTTGCGCTGCAGCATCTGGCTGAGGAACTCGCTCCGCTCGACGCTGGTCGTGCCCACCAGGATGGGCCGCCCCACGTCGTGGAAGGCCTTGATCTCGTCGACGATGGCCTCCCACTTGTCCTTCTCGCGGAGGAACATGAGGTCGTCGAAGTCGTTGCGGACCACCTGCTTGTTGGTGGGGATCGAGACCACGTCCAGGCTGTAGATGTCGTTGAACTCCTGGGCCTCGGTGTCGGCCGTGCCGGTCATGCCCGCCAGCCGCTCGTACATCTTGAAGAAGTTCTGGATCGTCACCGTCGCGACCGTCTGGGTCTCCTGCTTGACGGGCACCTGCTCCTTGGCCTCGACGGCCTGGTGCAGCCCGTCGGACCACTGCCGCCCGATCATGGGCCGTCCGGTGAACGTGTCCACGATCACGATGCTGGGCTCGTCGCGGCCCGTCTGCCGATCGGGCATGTTCATGATGACGTAGTCGCGGTCCTTCTCGTACACGACGCGGGCCCGCAGCGCGTTCTCGAGCAGGTGCGGAAGGTCCATGTTCTCGTCGACGTAGAACGAGCCCACGCCGGCCTTCTTCTGTGCCTCGGCGATGCCCTCGTGCGTCAGGTGCGCCTGCTTGCGCTCCATCTTCACTTCGTAGTACTGCGTGTGCTGGTCGCGCTCGGCCTCCAGCGGCGCGAGCCGCGTGCGGGCCTCGGCCAGCTCGGCCTGCATCTGCTTCTTAGAGGCCGCATCGCGCGCGCCGCGGATGTCGCCCTCCAGCGACTTGATGCGGTTGACGCACTCCTGCACCTTCTCGTCGGTGGCCGTCCACGGACGCGCAAGCTCCACGAGGTGCAGCGCCAGCTGGTCGGCCAGCTCGTAGCGGGGGCGGTCCTCGTGGGCCGGGCCCGAGATGATCAGCGGCGTACGAGCCTCGTCGATCAGGATCGAGTCCACCTCGTCGACGATGGCGAACTCGCGTCGGCGCTGCACCTGCTCGGCCACCTGCCGCTTCATGTTGTCGCGAAGGTAGTCGAAGCCGAACTCGCTCGTCGTGCCGTACACGACGTCGCAGCGGTACATGTGCCGCTTGATCTCTTCGGGCTGCATGTGCTGGGGGTGGATGGCGCCCACCGTCATGCCCAGCGCGTGGAAGAAGGGGAAGGTCCAGTCGCGGTCGCGCTGCACCAAGTAGTCGTTCACGGTGACGACGTGGACCTTCAGCCCCTCGATGGCGGCCAGGTACGTCGCCAGCGGCGCGACGATGGTCTTGCCCTCGCCCGTCTTCATCTCGGAGATCTTGCCCTGGCTGAGCACCATGCCGCCGATGAGCTGCACGTCGAACGGCCGCGCCCGGAACGGTGGGCGGCTCTCGGGGTACAGCTCGCGGACGGCCTCGTAGTACTCGGTGGGGATCTCGACCCGCTGCCAGCCCGCGATCGGCCCGTCCGCGCCGAGGAAGGCTTCCTCCTCGTCCATCACCGCCCCCTCGGGCGGCTGGCCCATCGCCGTCTTGGGCCACACCACCGGCAGCTCGGCGGCCCGCGTCATCAGGTCGGCGTGCAGCGATTGCATCGCCTCGGGCAGCCGGCTCGCATCGAAGCCCTGCTCGGGATTGAGCGTGTTGCGGATGCCAACCGCGCGATCCATGGCCTCGCGGGCGGTGGCGAAGGCCTCGGGCAGCACCTCCTCGGGCTTCGCGCCCGACTCGATGCGGCGGCGGAAGGACGCGAACCGCCCGCGGATGTCCTCGTCGCTCAGCGCCCGGATCTCGGCCTCGAAGTCGCCGATCTGGCCGACCCGCTGGGTGTACCGCTTGACGAACCGGTCGTTGCGCGACCCGATGATCTTGTTCAGCACCGGCCCGATGACCGGAATGCCCTGGTTGCTCGACATGGCGTGCCTCGTGCGAAGATGGTCCGCCGGGGCGGCAACCACGGCGGCGATGCGTGTCTCGATGTCACGGCGCGGGCAATGAAGTCCGCCGCTGGGCGCCCGGAGCCCGGCGCGGCGGGAGCGCTACGAGGCCGGCGAAGGCGGCGGGAGATCGATCAGCCACGGCGACGCGACGATCGAGGCCGTCACGCCATCGGTGGGTGCGCTCGCCGCGAGGCGGTCTTCCGCCCGCGGGTGCGCGAATCCAATCCTGTCCCGGGCGTCGGTCGCGGAGAGCGCGTGCTCGATGGCCCGCTCGGCATCCCGGGGCCACGCGCCGCGGGGCGCGCCGGCGACGACGGCCGACACGATCAGCGGCGTGCGGCGGGCCGCGTCGGCCGTGCTCAGCAGCACCAGCGCGGTCGCCAGCGCCGCCAGGGTGACCGCCCGGCCGCAGCGAGTCGTTCGGGATGTGATCGGTTCGCTGCGCATCGTGCCGGCGTTCGGACGCGGTCTCCCGCGTGGTATCACACTGGGACGCGCCGGGTTCGGATTCCGGTCCGGCGACGTCGCGGCTGCGTAAGTATCGGCTGGGCTGAGCCCGGGGGCAACGCCCGTGCTCGTCCAGTCCGCCTACAACGACCGATATTCGGGCTCGTCACGCGTCCGGACCCGAGATCGATCCGTCCAAGAGGCCCACAATGCACGTCATGGCCGAGCGTCGCCTGCTGCCCACTACCCGCAACGCCGTCACGCACAAGTTCAGCGTGGGCGGCCACGAGGGCTATCTCACCATCGGCCTGTACGACGATGGCAGCCCGGGCGAGGTCTTCATCAAGATGGCCAAGGAGGGCTCGACCATCAAGGGCATGGTCCAGGCCTACTGCCGCGCCCTGAGCCTCGCCCTGCAGTACGGCCTGCCGATCGAGGAGGCCGTCACCCGCTTCAAGGGCATGCGCTTCGAGCCCATGGGCCCCACCAGCAACCCCGACATCCCCGAGGCCACCAGCCTCGTGGACTACACCGCCAAGTACCTCGACCACCAGTTCGGCGCTGCCGCTCCGCGGCGCTACACGCCCTAGGCCTGTTTACGCGATCCGATTCGGCGGCTCGCCGCCCGCCAGGATCGCCCGCGCATTGGCCGACACCATCTCGGTCATCATCTCGCGGTACCGCGTCTCGGCGCTGCCGATGTGCGGCGTGAGCACCGCGTTGTCCGCGGTCCGCAGCCCGGGATGGATCGCCGGCTCGCGCTCGTAGACGTCCAGCCCCGCGCCCCGGATGGCCCGCGCATCGAGCGCGCCCGCGAGGGCCGCTTCGTCCACCACCGGACCGCGGGCCGTGTTGATCAGGATCGCGCCGGGCTTCATCAGCCCAAGCCGCCGTCCGTCGATCAGGTGCCGCGTCTCGTCGGTCAGCGGCGTGTGCAGGCTCACCACGTCGGCCCGCGCGAGCCCCTCGTCGAGCTCCACCCGCTCGGCGGCGAGGGGCGCCAGCTCGAAGTCCCAGTGCCGGCTGCGGGCCACGTACAGCACCCGCATGCCCCAGCCCAGGCTCCGCAGCGCCACCGCCCGGCCGATCCGCCCCGCCCCCACGATCAGCAGCGTCCGCCCCGTGAGGTCGGCCCCCAGGAAGTCGACCATGCCCAGCGGGCCGTTGTCGGGGTACGCATCGCTGCGGGCGTAATGGTCGGCCTCGACCACCCGCCGCGCGACGGCCAGCAGCAGCGCCCACGCCAGATCGGCCGTGCCCTCGGTCACCGCGTCGGGCGTGTTGGTAACCAGCACGCCGCGATCACGGCAGGCGTCGAGGTCGATGTTGTCCACGCCCACGGCGTACTGGCACACGCCCCGCAGCGAGCCGCCCGCGGCCTCGAGCATCTCGGCGTCGACGCGGTCGGTGAACATGCTGACCAGCAACCGCGCGCCCCGGATGGCCTCCAGCACCGTCGCCCGCGGCGGCATCTCATGCCCCAGCACCCGCACGCGCGCACCGTCTGCGTCGAGCGTTCCAGGCACGGCTCGGGTGACGAGCACGTCGCAGGGTGCTCCCTCAGCGGGCATGCGTGGCCCCCGTCTTCGGGCCGACCGCGCGATCGGGCGTCGCCATCGATGGCGGGATGCGCCCGAAGGCGATCTTGTCGTCCATCTGGTGGCTGCATCCGTGCATGGATCCAAAGTAGAGCGAGGCCGGCCCCCAGCGATCGGTCGCCGCGTCGAGCACCCGCGACAGCTCGGCGGGCGCGCGCTCCAGGCCGAACAGCATGCCGGGTTGCCCATCAGCGCGCACCAGTCCGCCCACCGCCGCGTGCACCTGCAGCGGTCGCGTCCCCCGCCAGGTCTGCCGCTCCCACAGCCCGTAGAAGCAATTCAGCAGCTCGGGCGTGTCCTGCACGTGCGGCAGCGTGGCCGAGGCATGCCAGCGTTCGCCGCCGTCGAGCCGGACACCGATGCCGAGTTCGCCGGCGAGGTATCCGTCGTTGCGCAGCCGCCGGCCGAGCCTGCTGACGAGCCTCACGAGCATCGTGCGGGCTCCCCGGGGATCACGGAGCCTCGGCTCGAGTACGTTGGCGTGGCTCATCGAGCTCCGCCTGGTGGGGATCTCGGGCTCGTCGAGGCCGTGGAAACCGGCCCACCAATCCCCGCCGATCGCCGAGCCCCACAGCCCGATGGCCTCTCGCCGATCTAGGTTCCACAAGTCGCGGACGGTAGAAACGCCCCCGGCTCGTAGTCGCGCCGCCATGGATCGTGCGATGCCCGTGAGATCGTCGAGTTCGAGGTGCCCGAGGCGATCGGGCATGTCCTCGATCGCCAGCACCGCGAGCCCATCGGGCTTGTCCAGATCGCTGGCGATCTTCGCCAGCAGCCGCGATGGCGCGATCCCCACCGAGCAGGTGATCGCCTCGCTGAATCCGGCGCGGATCTCCGAGCGGATGTGCTCGCCCAGGGCGCGCGCCGCCGCCGCCGATCGCTCGGCGCCCACCAATCGCACCGACCACTCGTCGATGGAATAGGCCTTGTGCACCGGTGCGCACCGGTCGATGCAGGCCATAACCTCTCTGTGCACGTCGACGTACGTGGGCGGCCGGGCTTGCACGAAGGCGATGTCGCCGCACAGCCGCCGGGCCTCGTGCACCCGCGTGCCCACCGAGACGCCGGCCCGCTTGGCTTCCTGGCTGGCGGCGATGACGCAGGTCCCCTCGGAATCCGTCGGAACGATCCCTACGGGCCGCCCGCGCAGCTCGGGCCTCAGGTGCTGCTCGATGGACGCGAAGAAGCTATCCATGTCGACGAAGAGCCAGTTCAGCACGAGCGACGCCCCGGTGTCATTCCAAACATTATGCGATCAAATCTGATGGGGTCCACGATGCTCACCCTGGCGGCCTGGAACATCTGCCACGGCGGCGGGCGGCGGCTGCCTCGGATCATCCTGCGGCTGCTCGATCTCGACGCCGACGTCGTCGCCCTCAGCGAGGTCCGCTGGCCCGCCGCCGGCCAGCTGATCGGCATCCTGGCCGACCACGGCTGGCGCTGGCACGCCGCCGCCCGCGTCGGCCGTGGCAACGGGCTGCTCGTGCTCTCGCGGCTGCCGATGTGCAGCGAATACGGCGAGCACCAGAAGCACGCTGGCCACGAGGAGCACGGCGAGCACCCCCCGCCTACGGGCGGCGTCAGGCCCTCCATGCTGCCGTGCCGCTGCGAGAGCGGCCCGGGCTCGCCCGGCCGTCCCCTCGACCTGCTGGCGGTCCATCTGCCGCACGAGCCTCGGCTCCGGGTGGCCGCCTGGCGCGGCGTCGAGCGTCGGGCGCGGGCCGCCACGGGCGATCTCGCGGTCGTCGGCGACTTCAACGCGCCGCCCCGGGGCCATCCCGCGCTCGCGAAGGCCGACGCCGTTGCAATGGGGCGGCTGGCCTCGCTCGGCGTCGTCCGCGTGCCCGCGGCGGACCCCGACGGCGTCACCTGGCGCGGCAATCTGGGCAGTGCCGAGATCGACGGCGCGTTCGTTTCGGGGCGGCTGCGCGACCGCGTTTCGTCGGTGCGCATCGTGGCCGAAGCGCTCGACGAGCGCGAGTCGGACCACGCACCGATCCGCGTCGAGGTGCTCGCCGCGGGAGAAAAACGGAAATAATCGGCAAAAACACCGGTTTTTTTAGGGTCGCCGAGCAATCAGCCGACTTGTTTGCGGCAAGCGGATGCGTTTAATTCGTGCCCGGAGTATGGGCACCCGCACGGCGCACACGCCAGACCGCACGCACGGAGTGCACGACCATGGCCAAGAGAACCACCACCCGTTCCACCCGGAAAACCACCAAGAAGACGGTCCGCCGCCCCCGCAGCACCGCCACCAGCCGCAAGGCGAGCACCAGCCGCAAGACCTCGACGCGGCGCACGAGCACCGCCGCCAAGTCCGGCAGCGCCCGGATCACCGGCGCGAAGGGCAAGCCCCGCACCAAGAGCGAGATCCAGGCCCTCATCGCCGAGCACGTGGGCATCTCCAAGAAGGAGGTCGCCCAGGTCTTCGACACGATGGCGACCATGATCGCCGCCGACCTCAAGAAGGGCAGCGTCGGCACCTTCAACGTGCCGGGCATGATGAAGGTCACCGTGCAGCGCAAGCCCGCCACCAAGGCCCGCAAGGGCATCAACCCCTTCACCGGCGAACCGACCGTCTTCAAGGCCAAGCCCGCCCGCAACGTCGTCAAGGTCCGCCCCCTCAAGGGCCTCAAGGACGCCGTCGCCTAGCCATCCCGGGCCGGACGCGAGATCGTCCGGCCCACCAGCCCCGCCGCATGGCCGACCAACCCCACGCCCGCGCGACCCATCGCACCACCGTGCGACGCGTCGCCGGGCGTGCTGCCGTTGCGCTCGAGACCACGCTGCTCGCCCACGGCGTGCCGAGGGCCGAGGGCGCCACGCTCGGCGGCGAGCTCGAACAGATCGTCCGCGACGCCGGCGGACGGCCCGCGACCATCGGCGTGCTCCGCGGCACGCCCGTCGTGGGGCTGTCGGCCGACGAACTCGCCGAGTTCCTTGCCGAACCCGAGATTACCAAGGCCAACCCGGCCAACCTGGGCGTGGCCTGTGCGCGGGGTGGCATGGCGGCGACCACCGCGGGCGCCACCATCCAGCTGGCGGCCGCCGCCGGCATCCGCGTCGTCGCCACGGGCGGCCTGGGCGGGGTGCACCCCGATCTCGCGCAGCGGCTGGACGTCAGCGCCGACCTCGCCGCACTGGCCCGGTACCCCGTTGCCGTCGCATGCAGCGGCGTCAAGGGCCTGCTCGACGTCGCGTCCACTCGGGAGCTGCTCGAGACGCTCGGCGTGCCCGTCGTGGGCTACCGCACGGACGCCTTCCCCGCCTTCTACCTCCGCGACGGGGCCGCGGGCGTCGATGCTCGATTCGACGACGTCGCCGGCCTCGCGGGCTTCGTCCGCCGCAGCCTCGCGGAGACCGGCCGCGGCGTGCTCGTCGCGCAGCCGGCGCCCGAGTCCCACGCGATCGATCCCGCCGCCTGGAACGACTGGCTCGCGCAGGCCCGCGAACGGGCGGCGTCGGCGACGGGCCGGGACGTCACACCGTCCATCCTCGCGGCATTGCACGAGATCTCGGGGGGTAGCACGCTGCGCGCAAACCTCGCGCTCGTCCGGGCCAACGCGCGGCTCGGCGGCGAGCTGGCCGCCGCCATGGCATGACCGCGCGAATGCGCCGGGCTACGCGCCCTCGTCCCGCAGGTACCGCTTCAGGTCCCGCTGGGCCTTCTCGAGGTCGACCTGCAGCCGCCGCACGCGCAGCAGCGAACGGACTCGGGTCAGCAGTTCGAGCTTGTTGACGGGCTTGGTCAGGAAGTCGTCCGCCCCGCTCTCGACGGCCTTCTCCACGTCGCCCACCTCGCCGAGCGCCGTCACCATGATCACGGGGATGTCGCGGGTCGCCGGGTCGCCCTTCAGCCGCTCGCAGGCCTGGTAGCCGCTCATGCGGGGCATCATGATGTCCAGCAGCACCAGGTCCGGGGTGTGCTCGGCCACCATCCGCAGGGCGGCCTCGCCGTCGGCGGCGATCGAGACCTCCACGCCCAGATCGTCCAGGTAGGCCTCGAGTAGCTCGGCGTTCTGGGCGTTGTCGTCGACCACGAGCACACGGCCCGGCGTCTCCGGGCTGCTTCCGTCGGGTGCCGGCTGCGTGTCGGTGTGGTGCTGGGTGTCGTCCTGGGCCATGCTCGGGCTCCCCGCACGCGTCGTGGGACGCGGGGAACTTATATGCTCGCCGCTCACCGCCCGCCGGTGATCTGGCCGATGCACACCACCCGGGCGGCGTGCTCGGCCGCAAATGGGCACGGAGGCAGCAGCACGGAGGCAGCAGCATGGTGAGCGAGGTTCGGCGTAGTTCGATGGCGCGGCTGCATGCCGCGGCCCTGGCGGTCCTGCTCGTCGCCGCGAGCGCCCTGGGCGTCGACCTGCAGCGCGACATCGATCGCATCCTGGCCCGCAACGGGCTGGAGGGCGCCAGCATCGGGATCTCGGTGGTCGACCTGGCCACGGGCCGCCAGCTTGCGCAGGTGGATCCCTACGAGCCGCGGATCCCCGCCTCGAACATGAAGCTGTTCACCAGCGCCGCCTCGGTGCTGGCCCTGGACCCAGTCTTCGCCTTCGAGACGAAGTTCGTCCGAGACGGCGACCTGCTGGTCATCGTCGGCGCGGGCGACCCGGGCCTGGGCGACCCCGTATTGCTGGCCGACCGCGCGGGCCCCAAGGACGTCGACGGCCTGGTCGACACCATCGCCGCCAAGATCGCGGTGGCCGACGACGGGCCGATCCGCGAGATCGTTATCGCCGACGGCATCTTCGACGGCGAGGTCGTGCACCCGAGCTGGCCGGCCGAGCAACTCCAGAACTACTACTGCGCCGAGGTGCGGGGGCTGAACTTCCACCTCAACATCGTCAACGTGTTCGCCGGCCCGACGACCATCAACCAGCCCGGGCGGATCGCCGTCGAGCCCGACGCCAGCGGCGTGGAGATCCAGAACGTCACGAGCACGGTGGCCAGCCGCACCGCCGCCGGCCGGCCGCACCGCAGCGCCATCGCCATCCGCCGCGACGATGCCGCCAACCGGCTGCGGGTGTCGGGCTCGCTCTCGCGCTCGGTGAGCGCACGCGTGTCGGTTTACGACGCCGCCACGCTCTTCGCCGAGATGATCGCCGAGGGGCTGGAGCGCGAGGGCGTGCAGGTCGGCCAGCCGGGCCGCCTGGCCATCGATGCCGTCCGTCGCGCCTCGCCCGGCGAGCGACCGACCGGCGCCGTTGTGCACCGCGAGCGGACGACGCTGGCCGAGGCCCTCGATCGCTGCAACCGCGACAGCTACAACCTCTACGCCGAGGCGCTGCTCAAGCGGCTGGGACACGAGCTGACCCGCGAGCCGGGCAGCTTCGGCCACGGCGCCGCGGCCGTGCGCTCGCTGCTGGTCGATGCGCTCGGCCCGTCGGCGGTGCAGGAGCTCCGCGTGGCCGACGGCTCGGGCATGAGCCGCGACAACGCCGTCGCGCCCGCCACCATCGTCGCCCTGCTCGCCCACATGAACGACCTGCCCGACGAGGACCGGCGGGACCTGTTCCTGGCCTCGCTCGCCCGACCCGGCGAGGGCACCCTCCGCCGCAACTTCCCGAGGGATCGCGACCTGGACAACCGCATCGCCGCCAAGAGCGGCTACCTCAACGGCGTCCGCACGCTGTCGGGCTACGTGCTGCCGGGCCGCAGCGGCCAGCCCGTGCTTGCCTTCTCGATCATGATGAACGACTTCAAGCGGACCGACGCGATCCGCAGCCGGGACCTCCGCAACGAACTGGTCACGCTCCTCGACCGCTACGTGTCGAACGAGCTGGCCGAGGGCAACCTCGTCGCCGAGACGCGCGACCCCTAGGCGAGCAACGCCGCTACCCCGGCCCCACGAACTCTCGCGCATCCTCGAAGCGGTCCGCGACCGACGCGACCCGCCCGCGGGCGCCGTCGTCGTGGCGGATCACCGGTGGCCAGGCCCGCACGCCGTAGCCGCGGAGTGCGCCCGGTGCCTTGGGCGTCGCGTCCCACGCGCGGACGCGGAGGCCGTCCGGCGTCGGCAGGTCGTCGCGGCCCGGATCCATGTTCGCCAGGAAGTGGAACATGGCCTCGTCGACGCAATCGACGCGGACGCCCTCGCCCAGGAACACCACGAATGGCACGGCGTCGCCGATGGCGTCGGCCACCCGCGTCCACAGGGCCTCGACCGCGTCGCCGCGCGCCGCGGTGGCGATGAAGAGCCAGCCCGGCACGGGCATGGCCGCCCCGTCGACGCCCGCCACGATGGCCTGCGCGTCGGGAACCGTCCTGCGGGGCGGATCGCCGTCGAGCCGGTCGCCGGGCAACTTCCGCGTGCAATCGAAGCCGATCTTGGTGCCCGCGCCGAGCGCCGGGGCCGCGTGGTCGAGGATGTCCAGCGGGCCCCGTGTGAGCACGACGTCGG includes these proteins:
- a CDS encoding D-glycerate dehydrogenase; this translates as MPAEGAPCDVLVTRAVPGTLDADGARVRVLGHEMPPRATVLEAIRGARLLVSMFTDRVDAEMLEAAGGSLRGVCQYAVGVDNIDLDACRDRGVLVTNTPDAVTEGTADLAWALLLAVARRVVEADHYARSDAYPDNGPLGMVDFLGADLTGRTLLIVGAGRIGRAVALRSLGWGMRVLYVARSRHWDFELAPLAAERVELDEGLARADVVSLHTPLTDETRHLIDGRRLGLMKPGAILINTARGPVVDEAALAGALDARAIRGAGLDVYEREPAIHPGLRTADNAVLTPHIGSAETRYREMMTEMVSANARAILAGGEPPNRIA
- a CDS encoding endonuclease/exonuclease/phosphatase family protein, with amino-acid sequence MGSTMLTLAAWNICHGGGRRLPRIILRLLDLDADVVALSEVRWPAAGQLIGILADHGWRWHAAARVGRGNGLLVLSRLPMCSEYGEHQKHAGHEEHGEHPPPTGGVRPSMLPCRCESGPGSPGRPLDLLAVHLPHEPRLRVAAWRGVERRARAATGDLAVVGDFNAPPRGHPALAKADAVAMGRLASLGVVRVPAADPDGVTWRGNLGSAEIDGAFVSGRLRDRVSSVRIVAEALDERESDHAPIRVEVLAAGEKRK
- the dacB gene encoding D-alanyl-D-alanine carboxypeptidase/D-alanyl-D-alanine-endopeptidase — protein: MVSEVRRSSMARLHAAALAVLLVAASALGVDLQRDIDRILARNGLEGASIGISVVDLATGRQLAQVDPYEPRIPASNMKLFTSAASVLALDPVFAFETKFVRDGDLLVIVGAGDPGLGDPVLLADRAGPKDVDGLVDTIAAKIAVADDGPIREIVIADGIFDGEVVHPSWPAEQLQNYYCAEVRGLNFHLNIVNVFAGPTTINQPGRIAVEPDASGVEIQNVTSTVASRTAAGRPHRSAIAIRRDDAANRLRVSGSLSRSVSARVSVYDAATLFAEMIAEGLEREGVQVGQPGRLAIDAVRRASPGERPTGAVVHRERTTLAEALDRCNRDSYNLYAEALLKRLGHELTREPGSFGHGAAAVRSLLVDALGPSAVQELRVADGSGMSRDNAVAPATIVALLAHMNDLPDEDRRDLFLASLARPGEGTLRRNFPRDRDLDNRIAAKSGYLNGVRTLSGYVLPGRSGQPVLAFSIMMNDFKRTDAIRSRDLRNELVTLLDRYVSNELAEGNLVAETRDP
- a CDS encoding response regulator; this encodes MAQDDTQHHTDTQPAPDGSSPETPGRVLVVDDNAQNAELLEAYLDDLGVEVSIAADGEAALRMVAEHTPDLVLLDIMMPRMSGYQACERLKGDPATRDIPVIMVTALGEVGDVEKAVESGADDFLTKPVNKLELLTRVRSLLRVRRLQVDLEKAQRDLKRYLRDEGA
- a CDS encoding HU family DNA-binding protein; translated protein: MAKRTTTRSTRKTTKKTVRRPRSTATSRKASTSRKTSTRRTSTAAKSGSARITGAKGKPRTKSEIQALIAEHVGISKKEVAQVFDTMATMIAADLKKGSVGTFNVPGMMKVTVQRKPATKARKGINPFTGEPTVFKAKPARNVVKVRPLKGLKDAVA
- a CDS encoding type VI secretion protein ImpB, translated to MLNWLFVDMDSFFASIEQHLRPELRGRPVGIVPTDSEGTCVIAASQEAKRAGVSVGTRVHEARRLCGDIAFVQARPPTYVDVHREVMACIDRCAPVHKAYSIDEWSVRLVGAERSAAAARALGEHIRSEIRAGFSEAITCSVGIAPSRLLAKIASDLDKPDGLAVLAIEDMPDRLGHLELDDLTGIARSMAARLRAGGVSTVRDLWNLDRREAIGLWGSAIGGDWWAGFHGLDEPEIPTRRSSMSHANVLEPRLRDPRGARTMLVRLVSRLGRRLRNDGYLAGELGIGVRLDGGERWHASATLPHVQDTPELLNCFYGLWERQTWRGTRPLQVHAAVGGLVRADGQPGMLFGLERAPAELSRVLDAATDRWGPASLYFGSMHGCSHQMDDKIAFGRIPPSMATPDRAVGPKTGATHAR
- a CDS encoding pseudouridine-5'-phosphate glycosidase, yielding MADQPHARATHRTTVRRVAGRAAVALETTLLAHGVPRAEGATLGGELEQIVRDAGGRPATIGVLRGTPVVGLSADELAEFLAEPEITKANPANLGVACARGGMAATTAGATIQLAAAAGIRVVATGGLGGVHPDLAQRLDVSADLAALARYPVAVACSGVKGLLDVASTRELLETLGVPVVGYRTDAFPAFYLRDGAAGVDARFDDVAGLAGFVRRSLAETGRGVLVAQPAPESHAIDPAAWNDWLAQARERAASATGRDVTPSILAALHEISGGSTLRANLALVRANARLGGELAAAMA